A genomic segment from Ornithorhynchus anatinus isolate Pmale09 chromosome 16, mOrnAna1.pri.v4, whole genome shotgun sequence encodes:
- the MAP7D1 gene encoding MAP7 domain-containing protein 1 isoform X1 produces METGRDGAPQENTPAGPRPPPQSDPTPATPLIPVVPLTPAVPLTPATLLTTATPPTVATPLTPAAPLNPATPLNSATPLAPATPPTLAASLTQAGPLTPAAPLPPVTLLTPDATPETSPGRGSPPLGCQPPSASPAVPAVAPSLPEPETLTSQATPPPDSSMRSPPDAEDREHLGPPVGGSAQELQSPPRSSQPSPTTAPASASPRSKQDVRKAGERHKLAKERREERAKYLAAKKAVWLEKEEKAAVLREKQLQERRRRLEEQRLKAEKRRLALEERQRQKLEKNKERYEAAIQRSVKKTWAEIRQQRWSWAGALHPNSPAHKSSGSRCSVSAVNLPKHVDSIINKRLSKSSATLWNSPCRKRSLQLSPWESSIVDRLMTPTLSFLARSRSAVTLPGNGKDQVVPVCPRSASASPLTPCSAPRALHRCAADRRKPVAGSPEITPRRRPEASPKKKEKKDKERENEKEKNALARERSLKKRQSLPAPRSRLLPAANLSSPKSKTRPSSPSTPRHRPASPCPTSSPGLPPKPPSPRGPTASPKVRARRKEEGREGPGRASGREEKKDRDREKDKNKEREPGFSPAAPPEPTKEQRGPEPLRTTTEPPQGGAIMASSPAPTPSPASVPSPSPSPSPSPSPSPSPGKPMAGTTDPEEAARLLAEKRRQAREQREREEQERREQEEREKRLREERAAREAEARAEREAAARRREEERRRREEERRQLEEQEAQEKARVEQEELERLQKQKEEAEARAREEAERQKLEREKHFQREEKERQERKKRLEEIMKRTRKSDAADAKKKEDQKIPNGKEAKAETDTNPEAGKVAESPVKVPEKEMIPEEPSSENLQWSGPNKEVGQLVNGLQPPHLHQENGFSPKGTALGREAGDKGMSRPPEPLLPFTEAEPFLKQPVVQPPQVTGVL; encoded by the exons AtggagacggggagagacggAGCCCCCCAAG AAAATACCCCTGCaggtccccggcctcctccccagaGTGATCCAACGCCAGCCACCCCACTGATCCCGGTCGTCCCACTGACTCCGGCTGTCCCTCTGACTCCGGCCACTCTGCTGACCACGGCCACCCCACCTACAGTGGCCACCCCGCTGACTCCTGCTGCCCCACTGAACCCGGCCACCCCACTGAACTCGGCCACCCCGCTGGCTCCGGCCACCCCGCCGACCCTGGCCGCCTCGCTGACTCAGGCCGGGCCACTGACTCCGGCCGCTCCGCTGCCCCCGGTCACCCTGCTGACCCCAGATGCCACTCCTGAGACATCCCCAGGCAGGGGCAGCCCCCCTTTAGGCTGCCAgcctccgtctgcctcccccgccgtTCCAGCTGTAGCACCGTCTCTCCCAGAACCGGAGACGCTGACGTCGCAGGCTACGCCCCCGCCGGACTCCTCCATGAGGAGCCCCCCCGACGCAGAGGACAGGGAGCATTTGGGCCCCCCTGTTGGGGGGTCCGCCCAGGAGCTCCAGAGTCCTCCCAGGAGCAGCCAACCTTCCCCCACGACTGCCCCTGCCTCCGCAAGCCCCCGCTCCAAACAAG ATGTCCGGAAGGCAGGAGAGCGGCACAAGCTAGCGAAGGAGCGCAGGGAGGAGAGAGCCAAGTACCTGG CGGCCAAGAAGGCGGTatggctggagaaggaggagaaggccgCAGTTCTGCGGGAGAAGCAGCTGCAGGAGCGGCGGCGGAGGCTGGAAGAGCAGCGGCTGAAGGCCGAGAAACGGAGGTTGGCCCTGGAGGAGAGGCAGCGGCAGAAGCTGGAGAAAAACAAG GAGCGCTACGAAGCGGCCATCCAGCGGTCCGTGAAGAAGACGTGGGCCGAGATCCGGCAGCAGCGCTGGTCGTGGGCCGGGGCCCTGCACCCCAACTCCCCGGCCCACAAGAGCA GTGGGAGCAGGTGCTCGGTGTCAGCAGTAAACCTGCCCAAACACGTGGACTCTATAATCAACAAGCGTCTCTCCAAGTCCTCCGCCACTCTCTGGAACTCCCCCTGTAGAA AGAGGAGCCTGCAGCTGAGCCCCTGGGAGAGCAGCATCGTGGATCGGCTCATGACGCCCACATTGTCCTTCCTGGCCCGCAGCCGCAGTGCCGTCACCCTGCCCGGCAACGGCAAGGACCAGG TGGTCCCCGTATGTCCGCGCTCTGCCTCCGCCAGCCCCCTGACCCCGTGTAGTGCACCCCGGGCCCTGCATCGCTGTGCCGCTGACCGAAGGAAGCCCGTGGCCGGCAGCCCCGAGATCACGCCACGCCGGCGGCCCGAGGCCTCCCCG aagaagaaggagaagaaggacaaGGAGCGGGAGAACGAGAAGGAGAAAAACGCATTGGCCCGGGAACGCAGCCTGAAGAAGCGCCAATCCCTGCCTGCCCCACGTAGCCGGCTCCTGCCTGCCGCCAACCTGAG caGCCCAAAGTCCAAGACGCGCCCGTCTTCACCCTCCACGCCTCGCCACCGcccagcctccccctgccccacctccagccccggtctgccccccaagcccccttccccccgtggCCCCACGGCTTCCCCCAAAGTGCGTGcccggaggaaggaggagggacgggaggggcccggccgggccagcggcagggaggagaagaaggacagAGACCgggaaaaagacaaaaacaaggaGAGGGAGCCGGGCTTTTCCCCTGCAGCTCCACCCGAGCCCACCAAGGAACAGCGGGGGCCTGAGCCCCTGAGGACCACCACGGAACCCCCGCAAG GCGGGGCTATTATGGCCTCGTCCccggcccccactccctccccggcctcagttccttctccctccccctcgccctccccatctccttctccctccccgtcgCCTGGCAAGCCCATGGCCGGCACCACGGACCCAGAGGAGGCCGCCCGGCTGCTGGCCGAGAAACGGCGCCAGGCACGGGAACAGCGGGAGCGTGAGGAGCAGGAGCGGCGAGAACAGGAAGAGCGAGAGAA gcgCCTGAGGGAGGAGCGGGCCGCACGGGAGGCAGAGGCCCGGGCGGAGCGGGAGGCAGCTGcgaggcggcgggaggaggagcggcggcggcgggaagaggagcggaggcaactggaagagcaggaggcccaagagaaggcccgggtggagcaggaggagctggagcggCTGCAGAAACAG AAGGAAGAagccgaggcccgggcccgggaggaggcAGAACGGCAGAAACTGGAGAGGGAGAAACATttccagagagaggaaaaggagcggcaggagaggaagaag CGGCTGGAAGAGATCATGAAGAGGACTCGCAAATCAGATGCCGCTGACGCCAAG AAGAAAGAGGACCAGAAGATCCCCAACGGAAAGGAGGCCAAAGCTGAGACAGACACCAATCCAG AGGCCGGGAAGGTGGCCGAGTCCCCAGTCAAGGTTCCGGAGAAAGAGATGATACCAGAGGAGCCTTCTTCTGAAAACCTGCAGTGGAG TGGCCCTAACAAGGAAGTGGGACAGCTGGTGAATGGCCTGcagccccctcacctccaccaggagaaTGGCTTCTCGCCCAAAGGTACCGCCCTGGGCCGAGAGGCCGGAGACAAGGGCATGAGTCGCCCCCCAGAGCCTCTGCTGCCCTTCACCGAGGCCGAGCCCTTCCTCAAGCAGCCCGTGGTGCAGCCTCCCCAGGTCACAG gagTGCTCTAG